A genomic segment from Arcobacter acticola encodes:
- the uvrC gene encoding excinuclease ABC subunit UvrC, whose protein sequence is MNLLEKLKQLPNDAGVYQYFDKDGHLLYIGKAKVLKNRVKSYFKFTPKLLPADKLGPRIYKMISEVVSCEWIVVPNEHDALILENSLIKQLKPKYNILLRDDKTYPYIVIDYNQDFPRLEITRRILKEKNVKYFGPYSTGAKDMLDSIYEIVPLVQKKSCVSGKKACLFHQIQKCLAPCENKISKEDYAKIVETALEYIYNKSKLITKLNERMSQYANNFRFEEAMTLRDRIKTIEKSQIKSGIDLATNEDIDIFAITASNKKAVVVRMFLRDGKLASSSHDFLKVNNFDENFDFDYNEAYKRAIINYYDNEIPLLPKEILTGIELEDVEELEDFLQTRFSKKIKVLNPKKDKKKDIVQIALNNCDELLRIDSSRNQTTIYEELKDLFGLETLPYLIESYDNSHMMGQATVGAMVVWNEDINAFDKKAFRHYNLESKDEYSQMREMLIRRVENFEKNPAPDLWIIDGGETLLKLAYDIVQSVGVNLDIIAVAKEKVDAKAHRAKGAAKDIIHYKTKNGEFKNFKLSTSDKRLQFVQRQRDEAHRFVINFHKKQKRAQDKQISLLQIKGIGEAKIKKLLLYFGEFEKIRNASVEELKNVLNEKDALTIANYFINPKD, encoded by the coding sequence ATGAATCTACTTGAAAAACTCAAACAACTTCCCAATGATGCTGGTGTTTATCAATACTTTGATAAAGATGGACATTTATTATATATAGGAAAAGCAAAAGTACTTAAAAATAGAGTTAAATCCTATTTTAAATTTACTCCAAAATTACTACCTGCTGATAAATTAGGTCCACGAATTTATAAAATGATTTCTGAGGTTGTAAGTTGTGAGTGGATAGTAGTACCAAATGAACATGATGCTTTGATTTTAGAAAACTCTTTAATCAAACAGCTAAAACCAAAATACAATATTTTACTAAGAGATGATAAAACATATCCATATATTGTAATAGATTATAATCAGGATTTTCCAAGACTTGAAATCACAAGAAGAATACTAAAAGAAAAAAATGTAAAGTATTTTGGACCATATTCAACGGGTGCAAAAGATATGCTAGATAGTATTTATGAAATAGTTCCCCTTGTTCAAAAAAAATCTTGTGTAAGTGGTAAAAAAGCTTGTCTTTTTCATCAAATACAAAAATGCCTAGCTCCTTGTGAAAATAAAATTTCAAAAGAAGATTATGCAAAAATTGTAGAAACTGCCTTAGAATATATCTATAATAAATCAAAATTAATCACAAAATTAAATGAAAGAATGTCTCAATACGCAAATAATTTTAGATTTGAAGAGGCAATGACTTTAAGAGACAGAATAAAAACAATAGAAAAATCTCAAATCAAATCAGGTATAGATTTAGCAACAAATGAAGATATAGATATTTTTGCAATAACAGCTTCAAATAAAAAAGCAGTTGTTGTTAGAATGTTTTTAAGAGATGGAAAACTTGCTTCTTCTTCACATGATTTTTTAAAGGTGAATAACTTTGATGAGAATTTTGATTTTGATTATAATGAAGCATATAAAAGAGCTATTATAAACTACTATGACAATGAAATTCCACTTTTACCAAAAGAGATATTAACAGGAATTGAACTTGAAGATGTTGAAGAACTAGAAGATTTTTTACAAACAAGATTTTCTAAAAAGATAAAAGTGTTAAACCCTAAAAAAGATAAGAAAAAGGATATTGTCCAAATTGCTTTAAACAACTGTGATGAACTTTTACGAATTGATTCAAGTAGAAATCAAACAACAATATATGAAGAGCTAAAAGATTTATTTGGCTTAGAAACACTTCCTTACTTAATAGAAAGTTATGATAACTCACATATGATGGGACAAGCAACAGTGGGAGCCATGGTTGTATGGAATGAAGATATAAATGCCTTTGATAAAAAAGCTTTTAGACACTATAACCTTGAATCAAAAGATGAATACTCTCAAATGAGAGAAATGTTAATAAGAAGGGTTGAAAATTTTGAAAAAAATCCAGCTCCTGATTTATGGATAATAGATGGTGGAGAAACACTTTTAAAACTAGCCTATGATATCGTGCAATCAGTGGGAGTAAATCTTGACATAATTGCAGTTGCCAAAGAAAAAGTTGATGCAAAAGCCCATAGAGCAAAGGGAGCTGCTAAAGATATCATTCACTATAAAACTAAAAATGGTGAATTTAAAAACTTCAAGTTATCAACAAGTGATAAAAGATTACAATTTGTTCAAAGACAAAGAGATGAAGCCCATAGATTCGTAATTAATTTCCATAAAAAACAAAAAAGAGCCCAAGATAAACAAATATCACTACTTCAAATAAAAGGCATAGGAGAAGCAAAAATTAAAAAACTTCTTTTATATTTTGGTGAATTTGAGAAAATAAGAAATGCATCTGTTGAAGAGTTAAAAAATGTTTTAAATGAAAAAGACGCACTTACTATTGCAAATTATTTTATAAATCCAAAGGATTAA
- a CDS encoding diguanylate cyclase: MKNKNLLIYLIVLLVLSFSIFIIKYINDTKNQYKVISENILFQQSSTLFNNIVTMRKWSSDHGAVYVKAHEGIEPNPYLENNHTYTKDSELLIKINPAWMTRQLSEMSNRTENYYFKITSLDPVNPVNAPDDFEKKALDDLAKNKDKTFYTSMEKDKYNLLGSLKIEPSCLECHVHQNYKVGEVRGGLRVSVPLDSYTQNIEILESKTNFLFTITILTSLVFIIIIVFTINSIYSREINITKLNKTLEKKVRIRTKELIDANKKLIEISTKDYLTNIPNRRHFFEIGTKSLHIAKRENNQLSVICIDIDFFKKINDTYGHNVGDEVLKLITKNMNKYIRKSDVLARIGGEEFAILLNNTNEENAFLLAEKIRIAIENLNYINNNKEIKTTISLGISQLTQEDYDLDSIIIRADKALYEAKNTGRNKSVIY, encoded by the coding sequence ATGAAAAATAAAAATTTACTTATATATTTAATTGTATTGTTAGTGCTTAGCTTTTCAATATTTATTATAAAATATATAAATGATACAAAAAATCAATATAAAGTAATCTCAGAAAATATACTATTTCAACAATCTTCAACCCTATTTAACAATATCGTGACCATGAGAAAATGGAGTTCTGATCATGGTGCTGTCTATGTAAAAGCGCATGAAGGAATAGAACCTAATCCTTATTTAGAAAATAATCATACGTATACAAAAGACAGTGAACTTCTTATTAAAATCAATCCTGCTTGGATGACTAGACAATTATCAGAAATGTCAAATAGAACAGAAAATTATTACTTTAAAATAACCAGCTTAGATCCAGTTAATCCAGTAAATGCTCCTGATGATTTTGAAAAAAAAGCATTAGATGACTTGGCAAAAAATAAAGATAAAACATTTTATACAAGTATGGAAAAAGATAAGTATAATTTATTGGGTTCATTAAAAATTGAACCTTCTTGTTTAGAATGCCATGTTCATCAAAATTATAAAGTTGGTGAGGTAAGAGGAGGTCTAAGAGTTAGCGTCCCTTTAGATAGCTATACTCAAAATATTGAAATTTTGGAATCAAAAACTAATTTTTTGTTTACTATTACTATCCTTACTTCTTTGGTTTTTATTATTATCATTGTATTTACTATAAACTCTATTTATTCAAGAGAAATTAATATTACAAAATTGAATAAAACACTTGAAAAAAAGGTGAGAATAAGAACAAAAGAGTTAATTGATGCAAATAAAAAACTAATTGAAATTTCTACAAAAGACTATCTTACTAATATTCCAAATAGAAGACATTTTTTTGAAATTGGAACAAAATCTTTACATATTGCAAAAAGAGAAAACAATCAGTTATCTGTAATTTGTATTGATATTGATTTTTTTAAAAAAATAAATGACACATACGGACATAATGTGGGGGATGAAGTATTAAAATTAATCACTAAAAACATGAATAAATATATTAGAAAATCAGATGTATTAGCTCGTATTGGTGGTGAAGAGTTTGCAATATTACTTAACAATACAAATGAAGAAAATGCTTTCCTTTTAGCTGAAAAAATAAGAATAGCAATTGAAAATTTAAATTATATAAATAATAATAAAGAAATAAAAACAACTATAAGCTTAGGAATAAGTCAACTAACACAAGAAGACTATGACTTAGATTCGATTATTATAAGAGCAGATAAAGCTTTGTACGAAGCAAAAAATACAGGTAGAAATAAGAGTGTGATTTATTGA
- a CDS encoding glutathione peroxidase, with translation MSIYDFNVKTIDGEEVSMSKYKGKVLLIVNVASKCGFTSQYEGLENLYEKYKNQDFMVLGFPSNQFANQEPESNDKIKEFCSLTYEVKFDMFSKIDVNGENEAPLYKFLKSNQKGILGTENIKWNFTKFLVDKDGVIVDRYGSATSPESIEKDIVELLK, from the coding sequence ATGAGTATCTACGATTTTAATGTAAAAACCATAGATGGTGAAGAAGTTTCAATGTCAAAGTACAAAGGAAAAGTTCTTTTAATAGTAAATGTTGCTAGTAAATGTGGATTTACAAGCCAATATGAAGGTCTTGAAAATTTATATGAGAAATATAAAAACCAAGATTTTATGGTTTTAGGATTTCCTTCAAATCAATTTGCAAATCAAGAACCTGAATCAAATGATAAAATCAAAGAGTTTTGTTCTTTAACTTATGAAGTAAAATTTGATATGTTTTCTAAAATCGATGTAAATGGTGAAAATGAAGCACCTTTATATAAATTTTTAAAATCAAACCAAAAAGGTATTTTAGGAACAGAAAATATAAAATGGAATTTTACTAAATTTTTAGTAGATAAAGATGGAGTAATTGTAGATAGATATGGAAGTGCAACTAGCCCTGAATCTATTGAAAAGGATATTGTAGAACTTTTAAAATAA